In a single window of the Vitis vinifera cultivar Pinot Noir 40024 chromosome 6, ASM3070453v1 genome:
- the LOC100255333 gene encoding linoleate 13S-lipoxygenase 2-1, chloroplastic — MATQIISSSRLTFCCYIYKHKHLKGTLLQLPLKLPMATQNPEMLQTQFHQPHLGRTSLPHEAVAAGTNSSISVKATVTVKLTDGGCSSCLLGLCNPLDNISDLLGKSLLLELVSAELDPQTGLETRPISRYAHRVGQEDGDVIYESEFVIPGDFGEIGAVLVQNEYRSEMFLKYIVLNGLPNGPIAFNCGSWVQSKFDDPEKRIFFSNKSYLPSQTPRGLKDLREKELANLRGNGEGERKTSDRIYDYDVYNDLGNPDSKSELGRSVLGGNENYPYPRRCRTGRAPCQTDPLSETRSGSFYVPRDEEFSEVKEASFLTKTVDSVLHALKPSLETSLLDSNLGFPLFSDIDQLYYQGITIPKLKNPGLLQRILPRLVKAVSDAKDRLLKFETPAMFLKDKFSWLRDEEFSRQTLAGVNPYSIKLVMEWPLKSALDPDVYGPPESAITKELVERGIKGFMTVDEALEQKKLFIIDYHDLLLPYVSKVRQIEGTTLYGSRALFFLTPDCTLKPLAIELTRPPMDGKPQWKQVFTPGLEATDHWLWKFAKTHFLAHDSGYHELVSHWLRTHCATEPYVIATNRQLSVMHPIYKLLHPHLRYTMQINALAREVLINADGIIETSFSTRKYSMELSSAAYDQQWRFDREALPADLINRGIAVEDPSASHGLKLLIEDYPFANDGLILWDALKQWVADYVNYYYKDASMVQSDPELQAWWTEIRTKGHEDKKDEPWWPVLQTPEDLIGIIATIAWVASAHHSAVNFGQYAFAAYFPNRPTIARTNMPSEDPTREGWKRFLDNPHFELLVCFPSQVQATKVIAILDVLSNHSPDEEYIGEYMEPAWGEEPDIKEAFERFSARLKELEVIIDARNADNSLKNRGGAGVVPYELLKPFSEAGVTGKGVPYSISI; from the exons ATGGCCACTCAAATTATATCTTCATCACGACTCACTTTCTGCtgctatatatataaacacaaacATCTCAAAGGCACACTTCTCCAGCTACCACTCAAACTTCCAATGGCAACCCAGAATCCAGAAATGCTCCAGACTCAATTCCACCAGCCACACCTTGGCCGGACCTCCTTACCCCACGAAGCAGTAGCAGCTGGAACCAACAGCTCCATTTCTGTTAAGGCAACTGTTACCGTGAAATTAACTGATGGAGGGTGCTCCTCCTGCTTGCTAGGGTTGTGTAATCCGCTCGATAATATATCGGACTTGCTTGGTAAATCACTCCTCTTAGAGCTTGTTAGTGCAGAGCTTGATCCTC AGACGGGATTGGAGACAAGACCGATTAGCCGGTATGCTCATCGAGTAGGCCAAGAGGATGGGGATGTGATTTACGAATCAGAATTTGTGATTCCTGGTGACTTTGGGGAGATTGGTGCGGTTCTAGTTCAGAATGAATACCGCAGCGAGATGTTCCTCAAGTATATTGTCCTCAATGGCCTCCCCAATGGCCCTATTGCATTCAACTGCGGTTCATGGGTTCAGTCAAAGTTTGATGATCCTGAGAAGAGGATCTTTTTCAGCAACAAG TCATATTTACCATCACAAACGCCCAGAGgcctcaaggatttgagagaaAAAGAACTTGCAAATTTGCGAGGTAACGGTGAAGGAGAACGCAAGACCTCCGATAGAATATATGATTATGATGTTTATAATGATCTGGGTAACCCTGATAGCAAGTCTGAATTGGGGCGATCGGTACTAGGTGGCAATGAAAATTATCCATATCCTAGACGATGCAGAACTGGACGTGCACCATGTCAGACTG ATCCTCTTTCGGAGACAAGGAGTGGCAGCTTCTATGTGCCAAGGGATGAAGAATTTTCTGAGGTGAAGGAGGCATCATTCCTAACAAAGACAGTAGACTCGGTGTTGCATGCTTTAAAACCGTCCCTAGAGACATCCCTACTTGACAGTAATCTTGGATTTCCACTCTTCTCAGATATAGACCAATTATACTATCAAGGAATCACCATTCCTAAGCTTAAAAATCCAGGGCTTTTGCAACGTATACTGCCCAGACTAGTGAAGGCCGTTTCTGATGCTAAAGATCGTCTCCTGAAATTTGAAACCCCTGCAATGTTTCTCA AGGACAAGTTTTCTTGGCTACGGGATGAGGAATTCTCACGCCAAACTCTTGCTGGTGTTAACCCGTATAGTATAAAGTTGGTTATG GAATGGCCGTTGAAAAGCGCATTGGATCCTGATGTCTACGGTCCACCTGAATCGGCAATCACCAAAGAGTTGGTCGAGCGGGGGATAAAAGGCTTCATGACAGTAGACGAA GCATTAGAACAGAAGAAACTATTCATCATAGATTACCATGACTTGTTATTACCATATGTGAGCAAAGTAAGGCAGATCGAAGGGACAACACTATATGGCTCCAGGGCACTTTTCTTCCTAACCCCTGATTGCACCTTGAAGCCTCTAGCCATTGAGCTCACTCGCCCACCGATGGATGGAAAGCCACAGTGGAAGCAAGTTTTCACGCCCGGCTTGGAAGCTACAGATCACTGGCTTTGGAAGTTTGCCAAAACCCATTTCCTTGCTCATGACTCCGGTTATCATGAGCTTGTTAGTCACTG GTTAAGAACTCACTGTGCAACAGAACCTTACGTGATTGCAACAAATCGGCAACTCAGTGTGATGCACCCAATCTATAAACTATTACATCCTCATTTACGCTATACAATGCAGATCAATGCTCTTGCTAGAGAAGTTCTCATCAATGCGGATGGGATCATTGAGACTTCATTCTCAACCCGCAAGTATTCTATGGAGCTCAGCTCTGCCGCTTATGACCAGCAGTGGCGGTTTGATAGGGAAGCCCTGCCAGCAGACCTAATAAACAG GGGAATTGCTGTTGAGGATCCAAGTGCTTCCCATGGCCTAAAGCTACTGATCGAAGACTATCCTTTTGCCAACGACGGTCTCATATTATGGGATGCCTTGAAACAATGGGTTGCAGACTATGTCAATTACTACTACAAGGACGCGAGCATGGTACAGTCTGATCCAGAGCTCCAAGCATGGTGGACAGAAATCCGAACCAAAGGTCATGAGGATAAAAAAGATGAACCATGGTGGCCAGTCCTCCAAACACCAGAAGACCTCATTGGAATTATCGCAACAATAGCTTGGGTGGCCTCCGCTCATCATTCAGCCGTCAATTTTGGACAATATGCTTTTGCTGCTTACTTCCCCAATAGGCCTACCATTGCTAGAACCAATATGCCCTCTGAGGACCCAACAAGAGAAGGATGGAAACGATTTTTGGACAATCCCCATTTTGAGCTCTTGGTATGCTTCCCTTCACAGGTTCAAGCAACAAAAGTTATAGCTATTTTAGATGTGCTATCCAATCATTCTCCGGATGAGGAGTATATAGGGGAATATATGGAGCCAGCATGGGGTGAAGAACCAGATATAAAGGAAGCATTTGAAAGGTTTTCTGCGAGGTTAAAGGAACTCGAAGTAATTATTGATGCTAGGAATGCAGACAATAGTTTGAAGAACAGAGGCGGAGCTGGGGTGGTTCCATATGAGCTCTTGAAGCCATTTTCTGAAGCTGGGGTGACAGGAAAGGGAGTTCCTTACAGCATCTCCATCTGA